One window from the genome of Helicobacter pylori encodes:
- the pdxA gene encoding 4-hydroxythreonine-4-phosphate dehydrogenase: MAKKKIAISCGDIQGVGLELILKSHKEVSAICEPLYLIDSELLERANQLLNNAYETKTLNTLAINAPLPLLNSGTIGKVSAQSGAYSFESFKKACELADDKEVDGICTLPINKLAWQQAQIPFVGHTDFLKQRYKDHQIIMMLGCFKLFVGLFSDHVPLGAVSQLIQVGALVRFLLAFQKSTQAKIVQVCGFNPHAGEEGLFGKEDEKILKAIQKSNQTLGFECFLGPLPADSAFAPNKRKITPFYVSMSHDVGLAPLKALYFDESINVSLNAPILRASTDHGTAFDIAYQNKANNKSYVNAIKYLA; the protein is encoded by the coding sequence ATGGCTAAAAAGAAAATTGCGATCAGTTGTGGGGACATTCAAGGCGTAGGCTTAGAATTGATTTTAAAAAGCCACAAGGAAGTGAGCGCAATTTGTGAGCCGTTGTATCTCATTGATAGCGAACTTTTAGAGCGGGCCAATCAATTGCTTAATAACGCTTATGAAACTAAAACGCTTAACACGCTTGCTATCAATGCCCCCTTACCCTTATTAAATTCTGGCACGATAGGCAAAGTCAGCGCTCAAAGTGGGGCGTATAGTTTTGAGAGTTTTAAAAAGGCTTGCGAGTTAGCGGATGATAAAGAAGTGGATGGCATTTGCACTTTACCTATCAACAAACTCGCATGGCAACAAGCTCAAATCCCTTTTGTGGGGCATACCGATTTTTTAAAACAACGCTATAAAGATCACCAAATCATCATGATGCTTGGGTGTTTTAAGCTCTTTGTGGGGCTATTTAGCGACCATGTGCCTTTAGGGGCGGTTTCTCAACTCATTCAAGTGGGAGCGTTAGTCCGGTTTTTGTTAGCGTTTCAAAAAAGCACTCAAGCTAAAATCGTTCAAGTGTGTGGTTTTAACCCCCATGCGGGCGAAGAGGGTTTGTTCGGGAAAGAAGATGAAAAGATTTTAAAAGCCATTCAAAAGAGCAACCAAACGTTAGGCTTTGAATGCTTTTTAGGGCCTTTGCCCGCTGATAGCGCTTTTGCCCCCAATAAGCGCAAAATAACCCCCTTTTATGTGAGCATGAGCCATGATGTGGGGCTAGCCCCTTTAAAAGCGCTCTATTTTGATGAAAGCATTAATGTGAGTTTGAACGCCCCCATTTTGCGCGCTTCCACTGACCACGGCACAGCGTTTGACATCGCTTATCAAAACAAAGCGAACAACAAAAGCTATGTGAATGCGATCAAATATTTGGCTTAA
- a CDS encoding YaaW family protein — protein sequence MCDACDHLKVNYHEESPTSLIEQNMLSKLLKDSLEKMSGREIKELCDELGMTNIDKMISENKQALIASVLTLFKAGGSHSYALAVSVADAMVRQTLGHGLSSVVGKVALKKTLGILAGTIGWVITGALVSVNLAGPAYRVTVPACVLVATLRKKLKA from the coding sequence TTGTGCGATGCGTGCGATCATTTAAAGGTTAATTACCATGAAGAATCTCCAACCTCTTTGATTGAGCAAAACATGCTTTCTAAACTTTTGAAAGATAGTTTAGAAAAAATGAGCGGGAGAGAGATTAAAGAACTTTGCGATGAATTGGGCATGACAAATATTGATAAAATGATTAGCGAAAACAAACAAGCTCTAATCGCATCTGTTTTAACGCTGTTTAAAGCGGGCGGCTCTCATTCTTATGCGTTGGCTGTATCTGTTGCAGATGCAATGGTAAGACAAACTCTAGGGCATGGTTTATCGTCTGTGGTGGGTAAAGTAGCGCTTAAAAAAACTCTAGGCATTTTAGCTGGCACTATTGGTTGGGTCATTACAGGCGCGTTAGTGAGCGTCAATCTTGCTGGGCCGGCTTATAGGGTAACCGTGCCTGCATGCGTTTTAGTTGCCACCTTACGCAAAAAATTGAAAGCATAA
- the tsaD gene encoding tRNA (adenosine(37)-N6)-threonylcarbamoyltransferase complex transferase subunit TsaD encodes MILSIESSCDDSSLALTRIKDAKLIAHFKISQEKHHSSYGGVVPELASRLHAENLPLLLERIKISLNKDFSKIKAIAITNQPGLSVTLIEGLMMAKALSLSLNLPLILEDHLRGHVYSLFINEKQTCMPLSVLLVSGGHSLILEARDYEDIKIVATSLDDSFGESFDKVSKMLDLGYPGGPIVEKLALDYRHPNEPLMFPVPLKNSPNLAFSFSGLKNAVRLEVEKNAPNLNEAIKQKIGYHFQSAAIEHLIQQTKRYFKIKRPKIFGIVGGASQNLALRKAFEYLCDEFDCELVLAPLEFCSDNAAMIGRSSLEAYQKKRFVPLEKADISPRTLLKSF; translated from the coding sequence ATGATTTTAAGCATTGAAAGTTCTTGCGATGACAGCTCTTTAGCCCTTACAAGAATAAAGGACGCCAAGCTCATCGCTCATTTTAAAATCTCTCAAGAAAAGCACCACAGCTCTTATGGGGGCGTTGTGCCTGAGCTTGCATCGCGCTTGCATGCTGAGAATTTGCCGCTCTTATTAGAACGCATTAAAATAAGCTTGAATAAGGATTTTTCCAAAATTAAAGCCATCGCTATTACTAATCAGCCAGGTTTGAGCGTTACTTTGATAGAAGGTTTGATGATGGCAAAAGCCTTGAGTTTGTCTTTGAATTTGCCCTTGATTTTAGAAGATCATCTGAGAGGGCATGTGTATTCGCTCTTTATCAATGAAAAACAAACCTGCATGCCTTTAAGCGTGCTCTTAGTCTCTGGGGGGCATTCTTTAATTTTAGAGGCTAGAGATTATGAAGACATTAAAATCGTTGCCACGAGTTTAGACGATAGCTTTGGGGAGAGTTTTGATAAGGTTTCTAAAATGCTTGATTTAGGCTATCCAGGAGGCCCCATAGTGGAAAAATTAGCCCTTGATTATAGGCATCCAAATGAGCCTTTAATGTTCCCTGTCCCTTTAAAAAACAGCCCGAATCTGGCTTTTAGCTTTTCAGGTTTAAAAAATGCGGTGCGTTTGGAGGTTGAAAAAAACGCCCCCAATTTGAATGAAGCGATCAAACAAAAGATTGGCTATCATTTCCAAAGCGCGGCTATTGAGCATTTAATCCAGCAAACCAAACGCTATTTTAAAATCAAACGCCCTAAAATTTTTGGTATTGTGGGGGGGGCGAGCCAAAATCTAGCCTTAAGAAAGGCGTTTGAATATTTGTGCGATGAGTTTGATTGCGAGCTTGTTTTAGCCCCTTTAGAATTTTGCAGCGACAATGCCGCCATGATAGGGCGATCAAGCCTAGAGGCTTATCAAAAAAAGCGCTTTGTCCCTTTAGAAAAAGCCGATATTTCGCCAAGAACGCTGTTAAAGAGTTTTTGA
- the flgG gene encoding flagellar basal-body rod protein FlgG, with the protein MLRSLYSATSGMLAQQTHIDTTSNNIANVNTTGFKKSRADFNDLFYQAMQYAGTNTSNTTLSPDGMEVGLGVRPSAITKMFSQGSPKETENNLDVAITGKGFFQVQLPDGTTAYTRSGNFKLDEQGNLVTSEGYLLIPQITLPEDTTQVNIGVDGTVSVTQGLQTTSNVIGQITLANFVNPAGLHSMGDNLFSITNASGDAIVGNPDSQGLGKLRQGFLELSNVRLVEEMTDLITAQRAYEANSKSIQTADAMLQTVNSLKR; encoded by the coding sequence ATGCTTCGTTCTCTCTATAGTGCCACTTCAGGGATGCTCGCCCAACAAACGCACATTGACACCACTTCAAACAATATCGCCAATGTCAATACCACTGGGTTTAAAAAATCTCGCGCGGATTTTAACGATTTGTTTTACCAAGCGATGCAATACGCCGGCACTAACACAAGCAACACGACTTTATCGCCAGATGGCATGGAAGTGGGCTTAGGCGTGCGCCCTAGCGCGATCACTAAAATGTTTTCGCAAGGCAGCCCTAAAGAAACGGAAAATAATTTAGATGTCGCCATTACGGGCAAAGGCTTTTTTCAAGTCCAATTGCCTGATGGCACCACCGCTTATACAAGAAGCGGGAATTTTAAGCTAGACGAGCAGGGCAATCTTGTAACAAGCGAGGGCTATCTTCTCATCCCTCAAATCACTTTACCTGAAGACACCACGCAAGTAAATATCGGTGTGGATGGCACGGTGAGCGTGACTCAAGGCTTGCAAACGACTTCTAATGTGATCGGGCAAATCACTTTGGCTAATTTTGTCAACCCGGCGGGGCTTCATTCTATGGGGGATAATTTGTTTTCCATCACCAACGCTAGCGGCGATGCGATTGTGGGCAACCCGGATTCTCAAGGCTTAGGCAAGTTAAGGCAAGGCTTTTTGGAGCTTAGCAATGTGAGATTGGTAGAAGAAATGACGGATCTAATCACCGCTCAAAGGGCCTATGAAGCCAATTCTAAAAGCATTCAAACCGCTGACGCCATGCTCCAAACCGTCAATTCTCTCAAACGCTAA
- a CDS encoding DUF3944 domain-containing protein: MAYRYDSDLAFLKRLSSNDLKDLFDALVYDEDSTLRMNEELTNSTEYKRYGRDYAKYPRRIAEELQCYGGNTFINFLETKGSYTKRFCAMRAII, from the coding sequence ATGGCATACAGATACGATAGCGACTTGGCATTTTTAAAGCGATTAAGCTCTAATGATTTGAAAGATTTGTTTGATGCGCTTGTTTATGATGAAGATAGCACACTAAGAATGAATGAAGAATTGACAAATTCAACAGAATACAAAAGGTATGGTAGAGATTACGCCAAATACCCCAGAAGAATCGCTGAAGAACTGCAGTGTTATGGGGGCAATACTTTTATTAATTTTTTAGAAACGAAGGGGTCTTATACAAAGAGATTTTGTGCGATGCGTGCGATCATTTAA